In Streptomyces sp. P3, one DNA window encodes the following:
- the proB gene encoding glutamate 5-kinase: MGEARRIVVKVGSSSLTTASGGLDADRVDALVDVLAKSRSGGEKEIVLVSSGAIAAGLAPLGLRRRPKDLARQQAAASVGQGLLVARYTASFARYAVRVGQVLLTSDDMSRRAHHRNASRTLDKLLAMGAFPIVNENDTVATDEIRFGDNDRLAALVAHLVHADLLVLLSDVDGVYDGDPGTPGTSRIAEVRGPDDLAHVEIGSAGKAGVGTGGMVTKVEAARIAAAAGIPVVLTSAVHAADALNGKDTGTYFRPTGKRSADRLLWLQHASTPQGSLTLDDGAVRAVVERRTSLLPAGIASVEGEFSAGDPVELRDTRGRAVARGLVNFDAKEIPQLIGRSTRDLARELGAEYEREIVHRDDLVILHP, encoded by the coding sequence GTGGGCGAGGCCCGCAGGATCGTCGTCAAGGTCGGCTCCTCGTCGCTGACCACCGCCTCGGGCGGCCTCGACGCCGACCGGGTCGACGCGCTCGTCGACGTCCTCGCCAAGAGCCGCAGCGGGGGAGAGAAGGAGATCGTCCTCGTCTCCTCCGGTGCCATCGCCGCCGGGCTCGCCCCGCTGGGGCTGCGTCGCCGCCCCAAGGACCTCGCCCGACAGCAGGCCGCCGCCAGCGTCGGCCAGGGGCTGCTCGTCGCCCGCTACACCGCCTCGTTCGCCCGCTACGCCGTCCGTGTCGGACAAGTGCTTCTGACCAGCGACGACATGAGCCGCCGCGCCCACCACCGCAACGCCTCCCGCACTCTCGACAAGCTGCTCGCGATGGGCGCCTTCCCGATCGTCAACGAGAACGACACCGTCGCCACCGACGAGATCCGCTTCGGCGACAACGACCGGCTCGCGGCCCTCGTCGCCCACCTCGTCCACGCCGACCTGCTGGTCCTGCTGTCGGACGTCGACGGCGTCTACGACGGCGACCCCGGCACACCGGGCACCTCGCGGATCGCCGAGGTGCGCGGACCGGACGACCTCGCGCACGTGGAGATCGGCAGTGCCGGCAAGGCGGGCGTCGGCACCGGCGGCATGGTCACCAAGGTCGAGGCCGCCCGGATCGCGGCCGCCGCAGGCATCCCCGTGGTGCTCACCAGCGCCGTCCACGCGGCGGACGCCCTGAACGGCAAGGACACCGGCACCTACTTCCGTCCCACCGGCAAGCGCTCCGCCGACCGGCTGTTGTGGCTTCAGCACGCCTCCACCCCGCAGGGCTCCCTGACCCTGGACGACGGCGCGGTGCGCGCGGTCGTCGAGCGGCGCACGTCGCTCCTGCCGGCCGGGATCGCGTCCGTCGAGGGGGAGTTCAGCGCGGGCGACCCCGTCGAGCTCCGGGACACCCGGGGGCGGGCGGTCGCCCGCGGTCTCGTCAACTTCGACGCCAAGGAGATCCCCCAGCTGATCGGGCGGTCGACCCGGGACCTCGCCCGCGAACTGGGAGCCGAGTACGAGCGTGAGATCGTCCACCGGGACGACCTGGTGATCCTCCACCCGTAA
- the nadD gene encoding nicotinate-nucleotide adenylyltransferase, protein MGEQDMATGPSNPGRRRLGVMGGTFDPIHHGHLVAASEVAAQFHLDEVVFVPTGQPWQKSHRSVSPAEDRYLMTVIATAENPQFSVSRIDIDRGGPTYTVDTLRDLRALNPESDLFFITGADALGQILTWRDSAELFSLAHFIGVTRPGHNLMDPGLPEGGVSLVEVPALAISSTDCRARVAKGDPVWYLVPDGVVRYIDKRELYRGE, encoded by the coding sequence ATGGGAGAGCAGGACATGGCCACCGGCCCGTCGAACCCCGGCAGGCGCCGCCTCGGCGTCATGGGTGGAACGTTCGATCCGATCCACCATGGCCACCTCGTGGCGGCCAGTGAGGTCGCCGCACAGTTCCACCTGGACGAGGTCGTGTTCGTCCCCACGGGCCAGCCCTGGCAGAAGAGCCACCGCAGCGTCTCCCCGGCGGAGGACCGCTACCTGATGACGGTCATCGCGACCGCCGAGAACCCGCAGTTCTCGGTCAGCCGCATCGACATCGATCGCGGCGGCCCCACCTACACCGTGGACACACTGCGCGACCTGCGGGCTCTCAACCCCGAGTCCGACCTCTTCTTCATCACCGGCGCCGACGCCCTGGGCCAGATCCTGACCTGGCGGGACAGCGCCGAACTGTTCTCTCTCGCGCATTTCATCGGCGTCACCCGGCCGGGGCACAACCTCATGGATCCCGGCCTGCCCGAAGGCGGCGTCTCCCTCGTCGAGGTGCCCGCGCTCGCCATCTCCTCCACCGACTGCCGTGCGAGAGTCGCCAAGGGCGACCCCGTCTGGTACCTGGTGCCGGACGGTGTCGTGCGCTACATCGACAAGCGCGAGCTGTACCGCGGCGAGTGA
- a CDS encoding histidine phosphatase family protein, with the protein MTAPEQTTTRRQRRGRRVILWRHGQTAWNVERRFQGTTDVELTETGVAQARRAARLLASLKPDAIVASDLSRAARTAAELATLTGLEVTHDESLRETYAGAWQGLTHEEIIARHGAEYAAWKRGEPVRRGGGELETEVADRAAPVVVRHAEKLPEDGTLVIVSHGGTIRTTIGRLLGLEAHSWESLGGLSNCCWSVLGEGARGWRLLEHNAGTLPEPVLGDDD; encoded by the coding sequence GTGACAGCTCCGGAGCAGACGACGACCCGTCGGCAACGCCGTGGCCGCCGGGTCATCCTCTGGCGGCACGGCCAGACCGCCTGGAACGTGGAGCGCCGCTTCCAGGGCACGACGGACGTCGAGCTGACCGAGACCGGTGTGGCCCAGGCCCGCCGCGCCGCCCGGCTGCTCGCCTCCCTCAAGCCCGACGCCATCGTCGCCTCGGACCTGTCGCGGGCCGCCCGTACGGCCGCCGAGCTCGCCACGCTCACCGGCCTCGAGGTCACCCACGACGAATCCCTGCGTGAGACGTACGCGGGTGCCTGGCAGGGGCTGACGCACGAGGAGATCATCGCCCGGCACGGTGCGGAGTACGCCGCATGGAAGCGCGGCGAGCCCGTGCGCCGCGGCGGCGGCGAACTGGAGACCGAGGTGGCCGACCGTGCCGCCCCGGTCGTCGTACGGCACGCCGAGAAGCTGCCCGAGGACGGGACGCTCGTCATCGTCAGCCACGGCGGCACCATCCGCACCACCATCGGCCGTCTTCTCGGTCTGGAGGCGCACAGCTGGGAGAGTCTCGGCGGCCTGTCCAACTGCTGCTGGTCCGTCCTCGGAGAGGGCGCCCGGGGCTGGCGTCTGCTCGAGCACAACGCCGGCACCCTGCCCGAGCCGGTACTCGGCGACGACGACTGA
- the rsfS gene encoding ribosome silencing factor, with the protein MTATDRSIDLINTAAQAAADKLAHDIIAYDVSDVLSITDAFLLASAPNDRQVKSIVDEIEERLQKELGVKPVRREGDRDARWILLDYVDIVVHVQHSEERVFYALERLWKDCPELALPADALATRGKAQEHAKLQAEEDETAGFEELR; encoded by the coding sequence GTGACCGCCACCGACCGCTCCATCGATCTCATCAACACCGCCGCCCAGGCGGCAGCCGACAAGCTCGCGCACGACATCATCGCCTACGACGTCAGCGACGTGCTGTCGATCACGGACGCCTTCCTGCTGGCCTCCGCGCCCAACGACCGCCAGGTCAAGTCGATCGTCGACGAGATCGAGGAGCGCCTGCAGAAGGAGCTCGGCGTCAAGCCCGTGCGCCGTGAGGGCGACCGCGACGCCCGCTGGATCCTCCTCGACTACGTCGACATCGTCGTCCACGTCCAGCACAGCGAGGAGCGCGTCTTCTACGCCCTGGAGCGGCTGTGGAAGGACTGTCCCGAGCTGGCACTGCCCGCCGACGCCCTCGCGACCCGCGGCAAGGCCCAGGAGCACGCCAAACTGCAGGCCGAGGAGGACGAGACCGCCGGATTCGAGGAGCTGCGGTGA
- a CDS encoding glycosyltransferase family 2 protein — translation MAVAQPDVTVVIGAYEAMPYLVECLASVEAQTMAPDLIEVIAIDDGSRDGTGECLEEFAARAPMAVTVIRQENSGGPSGPRNVGLAKATGRYVFFLDADDRLGAEALERMVAMADRNGTDVVLGRVEGINRNPPKSMWAKTLERTDVFSSNIKFTLSAQKLFRREFLQRHDIRFDESLWTGEDALFTMEAYLRADGVSVVADYTCYYLVGRSDGKHVTKSGSYTLRFDSARALMGLLARLLPPGPKRDVLMVRPFLVTVLPQFGPVFLRNDEEIRRTKMELARPLMDAYWNEGVAQRLKVHERLRLELVARQRPDLLVDVLEFIRAKSEPTPVLKKRNTQLYLAYPHYGSREAGLPDRIYLAEPREAAAYPGWRKDAAETFLRGFARKVRRRLRRLRRPPMRPGGTAAA, via the coding sequence CATCGAGGTCATAGCCATAGACGACGGTTCGCGCGACGGCACGGGGGAGTGCCTGGAGGAGTTCGCCGCCCGCGCTCCCATGGCCGTCACCGTGATCCGGCAGGAGAACTCCGGCGGCCCCAGCGGCCCGCGCAACGTCGGCCTCGCCAAGGCGACCGGGCGTTACGTCTTCTTCCTCGACGCGGACGACCGGCTCGGCGCCGAGGCCCTGGAGCGCATGGTCGCCATGGCCGACCGCAACGGCACGGACGTGGTCCTCGGGCGTGTCGAGGGCATCAACCGCAACCCCCCGAAGTCGATGTGGGCCAAGACGCTCGAGCGTACGGACGTCTTCTCGTCCAACATCAAGTTCACCCTCAGCGCGCAGAAGCTCTTCCGCCGGGAGTTCCTGCAGCGCCACGACATACGCTTCGACGAGTCCCTGTGGACCGGCGAGGACGCGCTGTTCACCATGGAGGCCTATCTGCGGGCCGACGGCGTCTCCGTGGTCGCCGACTACACCTGCTACTACCTGGTGGGCCGCAGCGACGGCAAGCATGTGACCAAGAGCGGGAGTTACACCCTGCGCTTCGACTCCGCGCGCGCCCTGATGGGCCTGCTGGCGCGGCTGCTCCCGCCGGGCCCCAAGCGGGACGTGCTCATGGTCCGCCCGTTCCTCGTCACCGTGCTGCCGCAGTTCGGGCCCGTCTTCCTCAGGAACGACGAGGAGATCCGGCGCACCAAGATGGAGCTGGCCCGGCCGCTGATGGACGCCTACTGGAACGAGGGCGTCGCCCAGCGGCTCAAGGTCCACGAGCGGCTGCGCCTGGAACTGGTGGCCCGGCAGCGCCCCGACCTGCTCGTGGACGTCCTGGAGTTCATCAGGGCCAAGAGCGAGCCGACGCCCGTCCTGAAGAAGCGCAACACCCAGCTCTACCTGGCCTACCCGCACTACGGCTCGCGCGAGGCCGGTCTGCCCGACCGGATCTACCTCGCGGAGCCCCGCGAGGCCGCGGCCTACCCGGGCTGGCGCAAGGACGCCGCCGAGACGTTCCTGCGCGGTTTCGCCCGCAAGGTCCGCAGGCGGCTGCGCAGACTCCGCCGGCCCCCGATGCGGCCGGGCGGCACCGCGGCGGCCTGA
- a CDS encoding LCP family protein, producing MNDRHDADRHDAGYGGDQYELVGYDEYGQPVYRQVPPQQAAQQSYDPYGQQQYRAPQGQPQGHGQQGYGYDPYATGGQQTPAYDPYDTGSQTPAPAYDPYGTATQAPYDPYGQTAAGQQYRAEQPRTAERTAYIPQQAGPAGSPVGAGADGDTRPVPGAGTADAADDAQDGAGDAGPEQRDYRTEQFAFVEEPDGDSEDVIDWLNFTENRTERREEAKRRARSRLVALVVVLALVAVGGVGYLWYAGKLPGLSSSGSGSGTGGTTAAAAQKRDVVVVHLHDTAAGGTSTALLVDNTTTKQATTVLLPNSLVLPQDDGTTTTLAKSVDDDGSDGTRGALDTVLGTSIQGTWRLDTPYLQNLVDLVGGIEVDTDTAVPGPNAKKGEAPLVAKGENQTLSGKMAVAYATHRAEGEAQNAQLERFGQVMQGVLRKVSSDAQGATVTVQTLAQILDPSLTDKDLGAFLAKLADLAKGGDYKTALLPVQADGTLSAQASASVVKNVLGGTAKSPDKDAAVSVFVQNASGTRANTEDARVVLLNGGFTFVEGGAPSGTKAASQVLYGDAADKGNAVEVAKTLGLDAGAVKKGAVSGNADVAVVLGKDYKRSSTG from the coding sequence GTGAACGACCGACACGACGCCGACCGACACGACGCGGGGTACGGGGGCGACCAGTACGAACTCGTCGGCTACGACGAGTACGGCCAGCCCGTCTACCGGCAGGTCCCGCCCCAGCAGGCCGCACAGCAGTCCTACGACCCGTACGGGCAGCAGCAGTACCGGGCGCCGCAGGGCCAGCCCCAGGGCCACGGGCAGCAGGGGTACGGCTACGACCCGTACGCCACGGGCGGGCAGCAGACACCCGCCTACGACCCTTACGACACCGGCTCCCAGACGCCCGCCCCCGCCTACGACCCGTACGGCACCGCGACGCAGGCCCCCTACGACCCGTACGGGCAGACCGCCGCCGGGCAGCAGTACCGGGCCGAACAGCCACGCACCGCCGAGCGGACCGCCTACATTCCGCAACAGGCCGGCCCGGCCGGGTCACCCGTCGGGGCAGGCGCGGACGGCGACACCCGGCCCGTGCCCGGTGCAGGCACCGCCGACGCCGCGGACGACGCCCAGGACGGCGCAGGCGACGCCGGGCCGGAACAACGGGATTACCGCACCGAGCAGTTCGCGTTCGTGGAGGAGCCCGACGGTGACTCCGAGGACGTCATCGACTGGCTGAACTTCACCGAGAACCGCACCGAGCGCCGCGAGGAGGCCAAGCGACGCGCCCGCAGTCGACTCGTCGCCCTCGTCGTGGTCCTGGCGCTGGTCGCGGTCGGCGGAGTGGGCTACCTCTGGTATGCGGGGAAGCTGCCCGGTCTGTCGTCCTCCGGCTCCGGCTCCGGCACCGGCGGCACGACCGCGGCTGCCGCCCAGAAGCGTGACGTGGTCGTCGTCCACCTGCACGACACGGCCGCAGGCGGCACCTCCACGGCGCTGCTCGTCGACAACACCACGACCAAGCAGGCCACCACGGTCCTGCTGCCCAACTCCCTCGTGCTCCCGCAGGACGACGGCACCACGACCACCCTCGCCAAATCCGTCGACGACGACGGCTCCGACGGGACGCGCGGCGCGCTGGACACCGTGCTCGGTACCAGCATCCAGGGCACCTGGCGTCTCGACACCCCGTACCTGCAGAACCTCGTCGACCTCGTCGGCGGCATCGAGGTCGACACCGACACGGCCGTGCCCGGCCCGAACGCCAAGAAGGGTGAGGCCCCCCTCGTCGCCAAGGGTGAGAACCAGACCCTCAGCGGCAAGATGGCGGTCGCCTACGCCACCCACCGCGCCGAGGGCGAGGCCCAGAACGCCCAGCTGGAGCGGTTCGGCCAGGTCATGCAGGGCGTGCTGCGCAAGGTGTCCTCCGACGCGCAGGGTGCCACCGTCACCGTGCAGACCCTCGCGCAGATCCTCGACCCGTCCCTGACCGACAAGGATCTCGGCGCCTTCCTGGCCAAGCTCGCCGATCTCGCCAAGGGCGGTGACTACAAGACCGCCCTGCTGCCCGTCCAGGCCGACGGCACGCTCAGCGCCCAGGCCAGTGCGAGCGTCGTCAAGAACGTCCTCGGCGGGACCGCGAAGAGCCCCGACAAGGACGCGGCGGTCAGCGTCTTCGTCCAGAACGCCAGTGGCACCAGGGCCAACACCGAAGACGCGCGCGTGGTCCTCCTCAACGGCGGTTTCACCTTCGTGGAGGGCGGGGCCCCGTCCGGCACGAAGGCGGCCTCCCAGGTCCTGTACGGGGACGCCGCCGACAAGGGCAACGCCGTCGAGGTCGCCAAGACCCTGGGGCTGGACGCTGGCGCCGTGAAGAAGGGCGCCGTCTCCGGGAACGCCGACGTGGCGGTCGTCCTGGGCAAGGACTACAAGCGCTCCTCGACCGGATGA
- a CDS encoding glutamate-5-semialdehyde dehydrogenase encodes MTTLSPYDSMSPVTRAAYRAKAAAADLAPLPRAAKDDALLAIADALEVRTSEIVEANAKDIARAREAGTSEAIVDRLTLTPERVRAIASDVRDVVALPDPVGEVVRGSTLPNGIDLRQVRVPLGVVGIIYEARPNVTVDAAALCLKSGNAVLLRGSSSAYESNSALVRVIRDAVGGAGLPADAVQLVPGEGRDSVRELMRARGLVDVLIPRGGASLIRTVVTESTVPVIETGTGNCHVYVDAHADLDMAIDILINSKAHRVSVCNAAETLLVHQDIAPTFLPRALDALAEAGVTVHADERVLAYAEDSKATVVEATPEDWETEYLSYDIAAAVVDSLDRAVEHIRLWTSGHTEAIVTTSQQAARRFTQLVDSTTVAVNASTRFTDGGQFGFGAEIGISTQKLHARGPMGLPELTSTKYIVTGDGHVRR; translated from the coding sequence ATGACCACGCTCTCACCGTACGACTCCATGTCCCCGGTCACCCGGGCCGCCTACCGCGCCAAGGCTGCCGCCGCCGACCTCGCGCCGCTGCCGCGGGCCGCCAAGGACGACGCGCTGCTCGCCATCGCGGACGCACTGGAGGTCCGTACGAGCGAGATCGTCGAGGCCAACGCCAAGGACATCGCCAGGGCCCGCGAGGCCGGCACCAGCGAAGCGATCGTCGACCGGCTGACCCTCACCCCGGAGCGGGTCCGTGCCATCGCCTCCGACGTGCGGGACGTCGTCGCGCTGCCCGACCCGGTCGGCGAGGTCGTCCGCGGCTCCACCCTGCCCAACGGCATCGACCTGCGCCAGGTGCGCGTCCCGCTCGGCGTGGTCGGCATCATCTACGAAGCCCGTCCGAACGTCACCGTGGACGCCGCCGCGCTCTGCCTGAAGTCGGGCAACGCCGTCCTGCTGCGCGGCTCCTCCTCCGCCTACGAGTCGAACAGCGCCCTCGTCCGGGTGATCCGCGACGCCGTGGGCGGGGCCGGGCTGCCCGCCGACGCCGTGCAACTGGTGCCCGGCGAGGGCCGTGACAGCGTGCGCGAGCTGATGCGCGCCCGCGGACTCGTCGACGTCCTCATCCCGCGCGGCGGCGCCTCACTCATCCGGACCGTGGTCACGGAGTCCACCGTCCCGGTCATCGAGACCGGCACCGGCAACTGCCACGTCTACGTCGACGCCCACGCCGACCTCGACATGGCGATCGACATCCTGATCAACTCCAAGGCCCACCGGGTCAGCGTCTGCAACGCCGCCGAGACCCTCCTCGTCCACCAGGACATCGCCCCCACGTTCCTGCCCCGCGCCCTCGATGCCCTCGCGGAGGCCGGGGTGACCGTGCACGCCGACGAGCGCGTGCTGGCGTACGCCGAGGACTCCAAGGCGACCGTCGTCGAGGCGACCCCGGAGGACTGGGAGACCGAGTACCTCTCCTACGACATCGCCGCCGCCGTGGTCGACTCGCTGGACCGGGCCGTCGAGCACATCCGGTTGTGGACCTCCGGCCACACCGAGGCCATCGTCACCACGTCGCAGCAGGCGGCCCGGCGTTTCACCCAGCTGGTCGACTCCACCACGGTGGCCGTCAACGCCTCCACCCGCTTCACGGACGGGGGCCAGTTCGGCTTCGGCGCGGAAATCGGCATCTCCACCCAGAAGCTGCACGCCCGCGGTCCCATGGGCCTGCCGGAGCTGACCAGCACGAAGTACATCGTCACGGGAGACGGACACGTACGGCGCTGA
- a CDS encoding M48 family metallopeptidase: MSDDGHKHDGAGHENVPSRQRRRFAGISSRAYEHPADRSALVALRKLSGFDTVFKALSGLLPERSLRLLFLSDSVRVSDQQFAHLNDMLRDACYILDLEKVPPMYVNQDPQPNAMCIGLDEPVIVVTTGLVELLDEEEMRAVVGHEVGHALSGHAVYRTILLFLTNLAVRVAWIPLGNLAIMAIVTALREWFRKSELSADRAGLLVGQDVKASMRGLMKIAGGNHLHEMNVDAFLQQAEEYESGGDLRDSVLKILNVLPRTHPFTTVRAAELKKWAESRDHQRIMDGHYPRRSEDKDTSVTDSFRESAAHYATSVKSSKDPLMKLVSDIAGGAGGLGGRVRRGFDGFTGPTPAEDRPRNGSDGADGEGGADREGRADGEGGAQGPKDTPPHGGK, encoded by the coding sequence ATGTCCGACGACGGCCACAAGCACGACGGCGCCGGCCACGAGAACGTGCCGAGCAGGCAGCGCAGGCGCTTCGCCGGGATCTCCTCGCGTGCGTACGAGCACCCCGCCGACCGCTCCGCCCTGGTGGCGCTGCGCAAGCTGAGCGGCTTCGACACGGTGTTCAAGGCGCTCAGCGGGCTGCTGCCGGAGCGCAGCCTCAGGCTGCTGTTCCTGTCCGACTCCGTGCGGGTCTCCGACCAGCAGTTCGCGCACCTCAACGACATGCTGCGGGACGCCTGTTACATCCTGGACCTGGAGAAGGTCCCGCCGATGTACGTCAACCAGGACCCGCAGCCCAACGCCATGTGCATCGGCCTGGACGAGCCGGTCATCGTGGTCACCACCGGCCTCGTCGAGCTGCTCGACGAGGAGGAGATGCGGGCGGTCGTCGGGCACGAGGTGGGTCACGCGCTGTCCGGGCACGCCGTGTACCGCACGATCCTGCTGTTCCTGACGAACCTGGCGGTCCGGGTCGCCTGGATCCCGCTGGGCAACCTCGCGATCATGGCGATCGTGACGGCGCTGCGCGAGTGGTTCCGCAAGTCGGAGCTGTCCGCCGACCGCGCCGGTCTCCTCGTCGGCCAGGACGTGAAGGCCTCGATGCGGGGTCTCATGAAGATCGCCGGCGGCAACCACCTGCACGAGATGAACGTGGACGCGTTCCTGCAGCAGGCCGAGGAGTACGAGTCCGGCGGCGACCTGCGCGACTCCGTGCTGAAGATCCTCAACGTGCTGCCGCGCACGCACCCCTTCACCACCGTGCGCGCGGCCGAGCTGAAGAAGTGGGCGGAGTCCCGCGACCACCAGCGGATCATGGACGGCCACTACCCGCGGCGCAGCGAGGACAAGGACACCTCGGTCACGGACTCCTTCCGGGAGTCCGCCGCCCACTACGCGACGAGCGTCAAGAGCTCCAAGGACCCGTTGATGAAGCTGGTCAGCGACATAGCGGGCGGTGCGGGCGGCCTGGGCGGGCGCGTCCGGCGCGGTTTCGACGGCTTCACCGGCCCGACTCCGGCGGAGGACCGGCCGCGCAACGGCTCGGACGGGGCGGACGGAGAGGGCGGGGCTGACCGAGAGGGCCGGGCGGACGGAGAGGGCGGGGCACAGGGCCCGAAGGACACGCCTCCGCACGGCGGCAAGTGA
- a CDS encoding polysaccharide pyruvyl transferase family protein: protein MKRILLRSGKSPFDVVPVEEALHRDVMATNSGNLIFSDAAHKILTAPDTEVVSNGMRTDANAAARINEEYDAFVVPLANAFRPTFEQPLQRLTRLIGKLRIPVVVLGVGAQTGVTYEAARLKPIEATVRAFCAAVLDHSATIGVRGEFTEQYLNDMGFRDVEVIGCPSMFLHGDRLPVEKRTAALTAGSRIAVNGSHAAVRGGGLHRIITRTNERYPNLLYIGQNLTDARQLYWRDTDSVGGRVTEMPTHPDHPMYRAGKARVYIDPVTWLDDLREFDFSFGSRIHGNIAALLAGTPATVLAFDSRTLELCRYFEIPHRLLSETPADLDPADLYEEADFSGLTGNHKERFDRFTAFLDRNGLQNTFTHGDGGRAFDTKLRSLSFPAGVRPWNDADLASLTSRFGWLQQRISELDSTNAQLRRDLARSRSGARGAARAAAVIPSPSIYRRARRAVGGPLRRALKPGR, encoded by the coding sequence GTGAAGCGCATACTCCTCAGGTCGGGGAAGAGCCCCTTCGACGTCGTCCCCGTCGAGGAAGCCCTCCACCGCGACGTCATGGCCACCAACTCCGGCAACCTGATCTTCAGTGACGCAGCGCACAAGATCCTCACGGCGCCGGACACCGAGGTCGTCTCGAACGGTATGCGGACAGACGCGAACGCGGCGGCGCGGATCAACGAGGAGTACGACGCCTTCGTCGTCCCGCTGGCGAACGCCTTCCGGCCGACCTTCGAGCAGCCTCTGCAACGGCTGACCCGGCTCATCGGGAAGCTGAGGATCCCGGTCGTGGTGCTGGGCGTCGGCGCGCAGACCGGGGTGACCTACGAGGCGGCGCGGCTGAAGCCCATCGAGGCCACGGTGCGCGCCTTCTGCGCGGCGGTGCTGGACCACAGCGCAACGATCGGCGTGCGGGGCGAGTTCACCGAGCAGTACCTCAACGACATGGGCTTCCGGGACGTCGAGGTCATCGGCTGCCCCTCGATGTTCCTGCACGGCGACCGGCTGCCGGTGGAGAAGAGGACGGCGGCGCTCACCGCCGGGTCGCGGATCGCCGTCAACGGCTCGCACGCCGCGGTGCGCGGCGGCGGCCTGCACCGGATCATCACCCGGACGAACGAGCGCTATCCGAACCTGCTCTACATAGGCCAGAACCTCACCGACGCCAGGCAGTTGTACTGGCGGGACACGGACTCCGTGGGCGGCCGGGTCACCGAGATGCCCACCCACCCGGACCACCCGATGTACCGGGCGGGCAAGGCACGGGTCTACATCGACCCGGTCACCTGGCTGGACGACCTGCGCGAGTTCGACTTCTCGTTCGGCTCACGCATCCACGGCAACATCGCGGCGCTGCTGGCCGGCACCCCCGCGACCGTGCTCGCCTTCGACTCGCGGACGCTGGAGCTGTGCCGCTATTTCGAGATACCGCACCGGCTGCTCAGCGAGACACCCGCGGACCTCGACCCGGCCGACCTCTACGAGGAGGCCGACTTCAGCGGGCTCACCGGCAACCACAAGGAGCGGTTCGACCGGTTCACCGCGTTCCTGGACAGGAACGGGCTGCAGAACACCTTCACCCACGGCGACGGGGGCCGGGCCTTCGACACGAAGCTGCGCTCGCTGTCCTTCCCGGCGGGCGTGCGTCCCTGGAACGACGCCGACCTCGCCTCGCTGACCAGCCGGTTCGGCTGGCTCCAGCAGCGGATCAGCGAACTGGACTCCACCAACGCCCAGTTGAGGCGAGACCTGGCCAGGAGCCGGTCCGGCGCGAGGGGCGCGGCCAGGGCCGCCGCGGTCATCCCGTCCCCCTCGATCTACCGCCGCGCGAGGCGTGCGGTGGGCGGTCCCCTGCGTCGCGCCCTCAAGCCGGGCAGGTGA